In Osmerus eperlanus unplaced genomic scaffold, fOsmEpe2.1 SCAFFOLD_49, whole genome shotgun sequence, a single genomic region encodes these proteins:
- the LOC134015511 gene encoding thyroglobulin-like isoform X21, giving the protein MNMMFTLCLLLCATLALGKMPPEVSTVCVPVISGPHTRCQREASVTVPGAFLSQCDPQGQYLPTQCWEATGYCWCVNAAGEEVQGTRTPPGQPRPNCAVRPLTLCEQRRASVTATVAGAYVPQCDSQGRFLPTQCWESTGQCWCVNAAGEMVPGTMTSQGQPRPNCAGSTPTLPGHPLTMCEWWRAGVSHLPGSFQPQCDSQGQFLPIQCWEATGQCWCINRAEEVVLGTLTPRGRPRPSCTGLSQTSCERLRASASQVPGAYVPQCDSEGRFLPTQCRVSTGQCWCVNAAGDEVPGTLTSPGQTRPTCPVRLMTRCEFWSASVSHLPGAYVPQCDSQGQFLPTQCRVSTGQCWCVTPAGEMVSGTLTSQGQPRPNCAGSTPTLPGHPLTMCEWWRAGVSHRPGSFQPQCDSQGQFLPIQCWEATGQCWCINRAEEVVLGTLTPRGRPRPSCTGLSQTSCERLRASASQVPGAYVPQCDSEGRFLPTQCRVSTGQCWCVNAAGDEVPGTLTSPGQTRPTCPVRLLTRCEFWSASVSHLPGAYIPQCDSQGSFFPTQCWVSTGQCWCVTPAGEVVPGTVTPAGQERHSCTDRPQTLCEERRTAGATVAGAYVPQCDSQGQFLPTQCRVSTGQCWCVTPAGEMVSGTLTPQGQPRPNCAGSTPTLPGHPLTMCEWWRAGVSHLPGSFQPQCDSQGQFLPIQCWEATGQCWCINRAEEVVLGTLTPRGQPRPSCTGLSQTSCERLRASASQVPGAYVPQCDSEGRFLPTQCRVSTGQCWCVNAAGDEVPGTLTSPGQTRPTCPVRLMTRCEFWSASVSHLPGAYVPQCDSQGQFLPTQCRVSTGQCWCVTPAGEMVSGTLTPQGQPRPNCAGSTPTLPSHPLTMCEWWRAGVSHRPGSFQPQCDSQGQFLPIQCWEATGQCWCINRAEEVVLGTLTPRGQPRPSCTGLSQTSCERLRASASQVPGAYVPQCDSEGRFLPTQCRVSTGQCWCVNAAGDEVPGTLTSPGQTRPTCPVRLLTRCEFWSASVSHLPGAYIPQCDSQGSFFPTQCWVSTGQCWCVTPAGEVVPGTVTPAGQERHSCTDRPQTLCEERRTAGATVAGAYVPQCDSQGQFLPTQCWESTGQCWCVNAAGEMVPGTLTPQGQPRPSCADRPQTRCELWRASVSQLPGAYVPQCDAQGQFLPTQCRVSTGQCWCVTPAGEVVSGTLTSQGQPRPTCTGVLPPYPPTVPTLPDRPQTLCEQRRASVTVAGAYVPQCDSQGQFLPTQCWESTGQCWCVNAAGEMVPGTLTPQGQPRPSCAGLSPTSCERLRASASQVPGAYVPQCDSEGRFLPTQCRVSTGQCWCVNAAGDEVPGTLTSPGQTRPTCPVRLMTRCEFWSASVSHLPGAYIPQCDSQGRFFPTQCWVSTGQCWCVTPAGEVVPGTVTPAGQERHSCTDRPQTLCEQRRTGVMVAGAYVPQCDSQGQFLPTQCWESTGQCWCVNAAGEVVPGTLTPQGQPRPNCAVRPQTYCEYWRSGVTAPGAYLPQCDSEGRFLPTQCWSSIGHCWCVNGAGDGISGTLTPPGQPKPNCEVVPLTFCQLWRNSVTPLPGALVPQCDPQGQFQPTQCWRTSSDSSGYCGCFSPAGEAIPGTQTPPGQPRPSCA; this is encoded by the exons atgaacatgatgtTCACCCTGTGTCTGCTGCTCTGCGCTACTCTGGCTCTGGGGAAAATGCCACCTGaag tctctacagtgtgtgtaccAGTGATTTCAGGTCCTCACACTAGGTGCCAGAGAGAGGCCAGTGTGACGGTCCCTGGAGCCTTCCTGTCCCAGTGTGACCCCCAGGGCCAGTACCTCCCCACCCAGTGCTGGGAGGCTACAGGGTACTGCTGGTGCGTCAACGCTGCAGGAGAGGAGGTACAGGGTACGCGTACTCCTCCAGGACAACCAAGACCCaactgtgcag tccgTCCTCTGACCTTGTGTGAGCAGAGGAGGGCCAGTGTGACCGCGACGGTCGCTGGAGCTTACGTCCCCCAGTGTGACTCCCAGGGCCGGTTCCTCCCTACCCAGTGCTGGGAGTCTACAGGGCAGTGCTGGTGTGTCAACGCTGCTGGAGAAATGGTCCCTGGGACAATGACTTCTCAAGGACAACCAAGACCCAACTGTGCAG gttcCACCCCCACTCTCCCAGGTCATCCTCTGACCATGTGTGAGTGGTGGAGGGCCGGTGTGTCCCACCTCCCTGGATCCTTCCAACCCCAGTGTGACTCCCAGGGCCAGTTCCTCCCCATCCAGTGCTGGGAGGCTACAGGGCAATGCTGGTGTATCAACCGTGCTGAAGAAGTGGTCCTTGGGACACTGACTCCTCGAGGACGACCAAGACCCAGCTGTACAG gTCTTTCTCAGACTAGCTGTGAACGTTTGAGGGCCAGTGCTTCCCAAGTCCCTGGAGCCTACGTCCCCCAGTGTGACTCAGAGGGCAGGTTCCTCCCCACCCAGTGCCGGGTCTCTACAGGGCAGTGCTGGTGTGTCAACGCTGCTGGAGATGAGGTCCCTGGGACACTCACTTCTCCAGGCCAAACAAGACCCACCTGTCCAG TTCGTCTTATGACCAGGTGTGAGTTCTGGAGCGCCAGTGTGTCCCACCTCCCTGGAGCTTACGTCCCCCAGTGTGACTCCCAGGGCCAGTTCCTCCCTACCCAGTGCCGGGTCTCTACAGGGCAGTGCTGGTGTGTCACCCCTGCTGGAGAGATGGTCTCTGGGACACTGACTTCTCAAGGACAACCAAGACCCAActgtgccg gttcCACCCCCACTCTCCCAGGTCATCCTCTGACCATGTGTGAGTGGTGGAGGGCCGGTGTGTCCCACCGCCCTGGATCCTTCCAACCCCAGTGTGACTCCCAGGGCCAGTTCCTCCCCATCCAGTGCTGGGAGGCTACAGGGCAATGCTGGTGTATCAACCGTGCTGAAGAAGTGGTCCTTGGGACACTGACTCCTCGAGGACGACCAAGACCCAGCTGTACAG gTCTTTCTCAGACTAGCTGTGAACGTTTGAGGGCCAGTGCTTCCCAAGTCCCTGGAGCCTACGTCCCCCAGTGTGACTCAGAGGGCAGGTTCCTCCCCACCCAGTGCCGGGTCTCTACAGGGCAGTGCTGGTGTGTCAACGCTGCTGGAGATGAGGTCCCTGGGACACTCACTTCTCCAGGCCAAACAAGACCCACCTGTCCAG TTCGTCTTCTGACCAGGTGTGAGTTCTGGAGCGCCAGTGTGTCCCACCTCCCTGGAGCCTACATCCCCCAGTGTGACTCCCAAGGCAGCTTCTTCCCCACCCAGTGCTGGGTCTCTACAGGGCAGTGCTGGTGTGTCACCCCTGCTGGAGAAGTGGTCCCTGGGACAGTGACTCCTGCGGGACAAGAAAGACACAGCTGCACAG atcgtcCCCAGACCTTGTGCGAGGAGCGAAGGACCGCCGGGGCGACGGTCGCTGGAGCCTACGTCCCCCAGTGTGACTCCCAGGGCCAGTTCCTCCCTACCCAGTGCCGGGTCTCTACAGGGCAGTGCTGGTGTGTCACCCCTGCTGGAGAGATGGTCTCTGGGACACTGACTCCTCAAGGACAACCAAGACCCAActgtgccg gttcCACCCCCACTCTCCCAGGTCATCCTCTGACCATGTGTGAGTGGTGGAGGGCCGGTGTGTCCCACCTCCCTGGATCCTTCCAACCCCAGTGTGACTCCCAGGGCCAGTTCCTCCCCATCCAGTGCTGGGAGGCTACAGGGCAATGCTGGTGTATCAACCGTGCTGAAGAAGTGGTCCTTGGGACACTGACTCCTCGAGGACAACCAAGACCCAGCTGTACAG gTCTTTCTCAGACTAGCTGTGAACGTTTGAGGGCCAGTGCTTCCCAAGTCCCTGGAGCCTACGTCCCCCAGTGTGACTCAGAGGGCAGGTTCCTCCCCACCCAGTGCCGGGTCTCTACAGGGCAGTGCTGGTGTGTCAACGCTGCTGGAGATGAGGTCCCTGGGACACTCACTTCTCCAGGCCAAACAAGACCCACCTGTCCAG TTCGTCTTATGACCAGGTGTGAGTTCTGGAGCGCCAGTGTGTCCCACCTCCCTGGAGCTTACGTCCCCCAGTGTGACTCCCAGGGCCAGTTCCTCCCTACCCAGTGCCGGGTCTCTACAGGGCAGTGCTGGTGTGTCACCCCTGCTGGAGAGATGGTCTCTGGGACACTGACTCCTCAAGGACAACCAAGACCCAActgtgccg gttcCACCCCCACTCTCCCAAGTCATCCTCTGACCATGTGTGAGTGGTGGAGGGCCGGTGTGTCCCACCGCCCTGGATCCTTCCAACCCCAGTGTGACTCCCAGGGCCAGTTCCTCCCCATCCAGTGCTGGGAGGCTACAGGGCAATGCTGGTGTATCAACCGTGCTGAAGAAGTGGTCCTTGGGACACTGACTCCTCGAGGACAACCAAGACCCAGCTGTACAG gTCTTTCTCAGACTAGCTGTGAACGTTTGAGGGCCAGTGCTTCCCAAGTCCCTGGAGCCTACGTCCCCCAGTGTGACTCAGAGGGCAGGTTCCTCCCCACCCAGTGCCGGGTCTCTACAGGGCAGTGCTGGTGTGTCAACGCTGCTGGAGATGAGGTCCCTGGGACACTCACTTCTCCAGGCCAAACAAGACCCACCTGTCCAG TTCGTCTTCTGACCAGGTGTGAGTTCTGGAGCGCCAGTGTGTCCCACCTCCCTGGAGCCTACATCCCCCAGTGTGACTCCCAAGGCAGCTTCTTCCCCACCCAGTGCTGGGTCTCTACAGGGCAGTGCTGGTGTGTCACCCCTGCTGGAGAAGTGGTCCCTGGGACAGTGACTCCTGCGGGACAAGAAAGACACAGCTGCACAG atcgtcCCCAGACCTTGTGCGAGGAGCGAAGGACCGCCGGGGCGACGGTCGCTGGAGCCTACGTCCCCCAGTGTGACTCCCAGGGCCAGTTCCTCCCCACCCAGTGCTGGGAGTCTACAGGGCAATGCTGGTGTGTCAACGCTGCTGGAGAAATGGTCCCTGGGACACTGACTCCCCAAGGACAACCAAGACCCagctgtgcag aTCGTCCTCAGACTAGGTGTGAACTGTGGAGGGCCAGTGTGTCCCAACTCCCTGGAGCCTACGTCCCCCAGTGTGACGCCCAGGGCCAGTTCCTCCCCACCCAGTGCCGGGTCTCTACAGGGCAGTGCTGGTGTGTCACTCCTGCCGGAGAAGTGGTCTCTGGGACACTTACTTCTCAAGGACAACCAAGACCCACCTGCACAGgtgttctccctccctatcctccTACCGTCCCCACCCTTCCAGATCGTCCCCAGACCTTGTGTGAGCAGAGGAGGGCCAGTGTGACGGTCGCTGGAGCCTACGTCCCCCAGTGTGACTCCCAGGGCCAGTTCCTCCCCACCCAGTGCTGGGAGTCTACGGGGCAATGCTGGTGTGTCAACGCTGCTGGAGAAATGGTCCCTGGGACACTGACTCCCCAAGGACAACCAAGACCCagctgtgcag gTCTTTCTCCGACTAGCTGTGAACGTTTGAGGGCCAGTGCTTCCCAAGTCCCTGGAGCCTACGTCCCCCAGTGTGACTCAGAGGGCAGGTTCCTCCCCACCCAGTGCCGGGTCTCTACAGGGCAGTGCTGGTGTGTCAACGCTGCTGGAGATGAGGTCCCTGGGACACTCACTTCTCCAGGCCAAACAAGACCCACCTGTCCAG TTCGTCTTATGACCAGGTGTGAGTTCTGGAGCGCCAGTGTGTCCCACCTCCCTGGAGCCTACATCCCCCAGTGTGACTCCCAAGGCAGATTCTTCCCCACCCAGTGCTGGGTCTCTACAGGGCAGTGCTGGTGTGTCACCCCTGCTGGAGAAGTGGTCCCTGGGACAGTGACTCCTGCGGGACAAGAAAGACACAGCTGCACAG atcGTCCCCAGACCTTGTGTGAACAGAGAAGGACCGGTGTGATGGTCGCTGGAGCTTACGTTCCCCAGTGTGACTCCCAGGGCCAGTTCCTCCCCACCCAGTGCTGGGAGTCTACGGGGCAATGCTGGTGTGTCAACGCTGCTGGAGAGGTGGTCCCTGGGACACTGACTCCGCAAGGACAACCAAGACCGAACTgtgcag tTCGTCCTCAGACTTACTGTGAGTACTGGAGGTCTGGTGTGACAGCCCCTGGAGCGTACCTCCCCCAGTGTGACTCAGAGGGCCGGTTCCTCCCCACCCAGTGCTGGAGCTCCATAGGGCACTGCTGGTGTGTCAATGGTGCTGGAGACGGGATCTCTGGTACACTTACTCCTCCAGGACAACCAAAACCCaactgtgaag tTGTTCCTCTGACCTTCTGTCAGCTGTGGAGGAACAGTGTGACCCCTCTCCCTGGTGCTTTAGTCCCCCAGTGTGACCCCCAGGGCCAGTTCCAGCCCACCCAATGCTGGAGAACATCCTCGGATTCTTCAGGTTATTGTGGCTGTTTCAGCCCTGCTGGAGAAGCCATCCCTGGGACACAAACTCCTCCAGGACAACCCAGACCCTCCTGCGCCTAG
- the LOC134015511 gene encoding thyroglobulin-like isoform X20, with the protein MNMMFTLCLLLCATLALGKMPPEVSTVCVPVISGPHTRCQREASVTVPGAFLSQCDPQGQYLPTQCWEATGYCWCVNAAGEEVQGTRTPPGQPRPNCAVRPLTLCEQRRASVTATVAGAYVPQCDSQGRFLPTQCWESTGQCWCVNAAGEMVPGTMTSQGQPRPNCAGSTPTLPGHPLTMCEWWRAGVSHLPGSFQPQCDSQGQFLPIQCWEATGQCWCINRAEEVVLGTLTPRGRPRPSCTGLSQTSCERLRASASQVPGAYVPQCDSEGRFLPTQCRVSTGQCWCVNAAGDEVPGTLTSPGQTRPTCPVRLMTRCEFWSASVSHLPGAYVPQCDSQGQFLPTQCRVSTGQCWCVTPAGEMVSGTLTSQGQPRPNCAGSTPTLPGHPLTMCEWWRAGVSHRPGSFQPQCDSQGQFLPIQCWEATGQCWCINRAEEVVLGTLTPRGRPRPSCTGLSQTSCERLRASASQVPGAYVPQCDSEGRFLPTQCRVSTGQCWCVNAAGDEVPGTLTSPGQTRPTCPVRLLTRCEFWSASVSHLPGAYIPQCDSQGSFFPTQCWVSTGQCWCVTPAGEVVPGTVTPAGQERHSCTDRPQTLCEERRTAGATVAGAYVPQCDSQGQFLPTQCRVSTGQCWCVTPAGEMVSGTLTPQGQPRPNCAGSTPTLPGHPLTMCEWWRAGVSHLPGSFQPQCDSQGQFLPIQCWEATGQCWCINRAEEVVLGTLTPRGQPRPSCTGLSQTSCERLRASASQVPGAYVPQCDSEGRFLPTQCRVSTGQCWCVNAAGDEVPGTLTSPGQTRPTCPVRLMTRCEFWSASVSHLPGAYVPQCDSQGQFLPTQCRVSTGQCWCVTPAGEMVSGTLTPQGQPRPNCAGSTPTLPSHPLTMCEWWRAGVSHRPGSFQPQCDSQGQFLPIQCWEATGQCWCINRAEEVVLGTLTPRGQPRPSCTGLSQTSCERLRASASQVPGAYVPQCDSEGRFLPTQCRVSTGQCWCVNAAGDEVPGTLTSPGQTRPTCPVRLLTRCEFWSASVSHLPGAYIPQCDSQGSFFPTQCWVSTGQCWCVTPAGEVVPGTVTPAGQERHSCTDRPQTLCEERRTAGATVAGAYVPQCDSQGQFLPTQCWESTGQCWCVNAAGEMVPGTLTPQGQPRPSCADRPQTRCELWRASVSQLPGAYVPQCDAQGQFLPTQCRVSTGQCWCVTPAGEVVSGTLTSQGQPRPTCTGVLPPYPPTVPTLPDRPQTLCEQRRASVTVAGAYVPQCDSQGQFLPTQCWESTGQCWCVNAAGEMVPGTLTPQGQPRPSCADRPQTRCELWRASVSHLPGAYVPQCDSQGQFLPTQCRVSTGQCWCVTPAGEVVSGTLTSQGQPRPTCTGVLPPYPPTVPTLPDRPQTLCEQRRASGTVAGAYVPQCDSQGQFLPTQCQESTGQCWCVTPAGEVVSGTLTPQGQPRPNCAAPLPGGPQTRCEQWRASVVAIQGLYHPQCDSQGQFLPSQCSDTTRYCWCVKPSGEAIFGTLAAPGQPRPDCSVRPQTYCEYWRSGVTAPGAYLPQCDSEGRFLPTQCWSSIGHCWCVNGAGDGISGTLTPPGQPKPNCEVVPLTFCQLWRNSVTPLPGALVPQCDPQGQFQPTQCWRTSSDSSGYCGCFSPAGEAIPGTQTPPGQPRPSCA; encoded by the exons atgaacatgatgtTCACCCTGTGTCTGCTGCTCTGCGCTACTCTGGCTCTGGGGAAAATGCCACCTGaag tctctacagtgtgtgtaccAGTGATTTCAGGTCCTCACACTAGGTGCCAGAGAGAGGCCAGTGTGACGGTCCCTGGAGCCTTCCTGTCCCAGTGTGACCCCCAGGGCCAGTACCTCCCCACCCAGTGCTGGGAGGCTACAGGGTACTGCTGGTGCGTCAACGCTGCAGGAGAGGAGGTACAGGGTACGCGTACTCCTCCAGGACAACCAAGACCCaactgtgcag tccgTCCTCTGACCTTGTGTGAGCAGAGGAGGGCCAGTGTGACCGCGACGGTCGCTGGAGCTTACGTCCCCCAGTGTGACTCCCAGGGCCGGTTCCTCCCTACCCAGTGCTGGGAGTCTACAGGGCAGTGCTGGTGTGTCAACGCTGCTGGAGAAATGGTCCCTGGGACAATGACTTCTCAAGGACAACCAAGACCCAACTGTGCAG gttcCACCCCCACTCTCCCAGGTCATCCTCTGACCATGTGTGAGTGGTGGAGGGCCGGTGTGTCCCACCTCCCTGGATCCTTCCAACCCCAGTGTGACTCCCAGGGCCAGTTCCTCCCCATCCAGTGCTGGGAGGCTACAGGGCAATGCTGGTGTATCAACCGTGCTGAAGAAGTGGTCCTTGGGACACTGACTCCTCGAGGACGACCAAGACCCAGCTGTACAG gTCTTTCTCAGACTAGCTGTGAACGTTTGAGGGCCAGTGCTTCCCAAGTCCCTGGAGCCTACGTCCCCCAGTGTGACTCAGAGGGCAGGTTCCTCCCCACCCAGTGCCGGGTCTCTACAGGGCAGTGCTGGTGTGTCAACGCTGCTGGAGATGAGGTCCCTGGGACACTCACTTCTCCAGGCCAAACAAGACCCACCTGTCCAG TTCGTCTTATGACCAGGTGTGAGTTCTGGAGCGCCAGTGTGTCCCACCTCCCTGGAGCTTACGTCCCCCAGTGTGACTCCCAGGGCCAGTTCCTCCCTACCCAGTGCCGGGTCTCTACAGGGCAGTGCTGGTGTGTCACCCCTGCTGGAGAGATGGTCTCTGGGACACTGACTTCTCAAGGACAACCAAGACCCAActgtgccg gttcCACCCCCACTCTCCCAGGTCATCCTCTGACCATGTGTGAGTGGTGGAGGGCCGGTGTGTCCCACCGCCCTGGATCCTTCCAACCCCAGTGTGACTCCCAGGGCCAGTTCCTCCCCATCCAGTGCTGGGAGGCTACAGGGCAATGCTGGTGTATCAACCGTGCTGAAGAAGTGGTCCTTGGGACACTGACTCCTCGAGGACGACCAAGACCCAGCTGTACAG gTCTTTCTCAGACTAGCTGTGAACGTTTGAGGGCCAGTGCTTCCCAAGTCCCTGGAGCCTACGTCCCCCAGTGTGACTCAGAGGGCAGGTTCCTCCCCACCCAGTGCCGGGTCTCTACAGGGCAGTGCTGGTGTGTCAACGCTGCTGGAGATGAGGTCCCTGGGACACTCACTTCTCCAGGCCAAACAAGACCCACCTGTCCAG TTCGTCTTCTGACCAGGTGTGAGTTCTGGAGCGCCAGTGTGTCCCACCTCCCTGGAGCCTACATCCCCCAGTGTGACTCCCAAGGCAGCTTCTTCCCCACCCAGTGCTGGGTCTCTACAGGGCAGTGCTGGTGTGTCACCCCTGCTGGAGAAGTGGTCCCTGGGACAGTGACTCCTGCGGGACAAGAAAGACACAGCTGCACAG atcgtcCCCAGACCTTGTGCGAGGAGCGAAGGACCGCCGGGGCGACGGTCGCTGGAGCCTACGTCCCCCAGTGTGACTCCCAGGGCCAGTTCCTCCCTACCCAGTGCCGGGTCTCTACAGGGCAGTGCTGGTGTGTCACCCCTGCTGGAGAGATGGTCTCTGGGACACTGACTCCTCAAGGACAACCAAGACCCAActgtgccg gttcCACCCCCACTCTCCCAGGTCATCCTCTGACCATGTGTGAGTGGTGGAGGGCCGGTGTGTCCCACCTCCCTGGATCCTTCCAACCCCAGTGTGACTCCCAGGGCCAGTTCCTCCCCATCCAGTGCTGGGAGGCTACAGGGCAATGCTGGTGTATCAACCGTGCTGAAGAAGTGGTCCTTGGGACACTGACTCCTCGAGGACAACCAAGACCCAGCTGTACAG gTCTTTCTCAGACTAGCTGTGAACGTTTGAGGGCCAGTGCTTCCCAAGTCCCTGGAGCCTACGTCCCCCAGTGTGACTCAGAGGGCAGGTTCCTCCCCACCCAGTGCCGGGTCTCTACAGGGCAGTGCTGGTGTGTCAACGCTGCTGGAGATGAGGTCCCTGGGACACTCACTTCTCCAGGCCAAACAAGACCCACCTGTCCAG TTCGTCTTATGACCAGGTGTGAGTTCTGGAGCGCCAGTGTGTCCCACCTCCCTGGAGCTTACGTCCCCCAGTGTGACTCCCAGGGCCAGTTCCTCCCTACCCAGTGCCGGGTCTCTACAGGGCAGTGCTGGTGTGTCACCCCTGCTGGAGAGATGGTCTCTGGGACACTGACTCCTCAAGGACAACCAAGACCCAActgtgccg gttcCACCCCCACTCTCCCAAGTCATCCTCTGACCATGTGTGAGTGGTGGAGGGCCGGTGTGTCCCACCGCCCTGGATCCTTCCAACCCCAGTGTGACTCCCAGGGCCAGTTCCTCCCCATCCAGTGCTGGGAGGCTACAGGGCAATGCTGGTGTATCAACCGTGCTGAAGAAGTGGTCCTTGGGACACTGACTCCTCGAGGACAACCAAGACCCAGCTGTACAG gTCTTTCTCAGACTAGCTGTGAACGTTTGAGGGCCAGTGCTTCCCAAGTCCCTGGAGCCTACGTCCCCCAGTGTGACTCAGAGGGCAGGTTCCTCCCCACCCAGTGCCGGGTCTCTACAGGGCAGTGCTGGTGTGTCAACGCTGCTGGAGATGAGGTCCCTGGGACACTCACTTCTCCAGGCCAAACAAGACCCACCTGTCCAG TTCGTCTTCTGACCAGGTGTGAGTTCTGGAGCGCCAGTGTGTCCCACCTCCCTGGAGCCTACATCCCCCAGTGTGACTCCCAAGGCAGCTTCTTCCCCACCCAGTGCTGGGTCTCTACAGGGCAGTGCTGGTGTGTCACCCCTGCTGGAGAAGTGGTCCCTGGGACAGTGACTCCTGCGGGACAAGAAAGACACAGCTGCACAG atcgtcCCCAGACCTTGTGCGAGGAGCGAAGGACCGCCGGGGCGACGGTCGCTGGAGCCTACGTCCCCCAGTGTGACTCCCAGGGCCAGTTCCTCCCCACCCAGTGCTGGGAGTCTACAGGGCAATGCTGGTGTGTCAACGCTGCTGGAGAAATGGTCCCTGGGACACTGACTCCCCAAGGACAACCAAGACCCagctgtgcag aTCGTCCTCAGACTAGGTGTGAACTGTGGAGGGCCAGTGTGTCCCAACTCCCTGGAGCCTACGTCCCCCAGTGTGACGCCCAGGGCCAGTTCCTCCCCACCCAGTGCCGGGTCTCTACAGGGCAGTGCTGGTGTGTCACTCCTGCCGGAGAAGTGGTCTCTGGGACACTTACTTCTCAAGGACAACCAAGACCCACCTGCACAGgtgttctccctccctatcctccTACCGTCCCCACCCTTCCAGATCGTCCCCAGACCTTGTGTGAGCAGAGGAGGGCCAGTGTGACGGTCGCTGGAGCCTACGTCCCCCAGTGTGACTCCCAGGGCCAGTTCCTCCCCACCCAGTGCTGGGAGTCTACGGGGCAATGCTGGTGTGTCAACGCTGCTGGAGAAATGGTCCCTGGGACACTGACTCCCCAAGGACAACCAAGACCCagctgtgcag aTCGTCCTCAGACTAGGTGTGAACTGTGGAGGGCCAGTGTGTCCCACCTCCCTGGAGCTTACGTCCCACAGTGTGACTCTCAGGGCCAGTTCCTCCCCACCCAGTGCCGGGTCTCTACAGGGCAGTGCTGGTGTGTCACCCCTGCTGGAGAGGTGGTCTCTGGGACACTGACTTCTCAAGGACAACCAAGACCCACCTGCACAGgtgttctccctccctatcctccTACCGTCCCCACCCTTCCAGATCGTCCCCAGACCTTGTGTGAGCAGAGGAGGGCCAGTGGGACAGTCGCTGGAGCCTACGTCCCCCAGTGTGACTCTCAGGGCCAGTTCCTCCCTACCCAGTGCCAGGAGTCTACAGGGCAGTGCTGGTGTGTCACCCCTGCTGGAGAGGTGGTCTCTGGGACACTGACTCCTCAAGGACAACCAAGACCCAactgtgcag cccctctcCCAGGTGGTCCCCAGACCAGGTGTGAGCAGTGGAGGGCCAGTGTGGTGGCCATCCAGGGACTGTACCACCCTCAGTGTGACTCCCAGGGCCAGTTCCTCCCCTCTCAGTGTTCAGACACGACACGGTACTGCTGGTGTGTCAAGCCTTCTGGAGAAGCCATCTTTGGGACACTGGCTGCTCCAGGACAACCCAGACCTGACTGCTCAG tTCGTCCTCAGACTTACTGTGAGTACTGGAGGTCTGGTGTGACAGCCCCTGGAGCGTACCTCCCCCAGTGTGACTCAGAGGGCCGGTTCCTCCCCACCCAGTGCTGGAGCTCCATAGGGCACTGCTGGTGTGTCAATGGTGCTGGAGACGGGATCTCTGGTACACTTACTCCTCCAGGACAACCAAAACCCaactgtgaag tTGTTCCTCTGACCTTCTGTCAGCTGTGGAGGAACAGTGTGACCCCTCTCCCTGGTGCTTTAGTCCCCCAGTGTGACCCCCAGGGCCAGTTCCAGCCCACCCAATGCTGGAGAACATCCTCGGATTCTTCAGGTTATTGTGGCTGTTTCAGCCCTGCTGGAGAAGCCATCCCTGGGACACAAACTCCTCCAGGACAACCCAGACCCTCCTGCGCCTAG